The following is a genomic window from Pseudopipra pipra isolate bDixPip1 chromosome 2, bDixPip1.hap1, whole genome shotgun sequence.
cagagccagcaggagcagggccagaTGCCTGCACGGGGCAGGGGGGGTCCGTGAGGCTCCTCTGGTGCTCTGGGCTCTTGCTCAGATTGTGTTTGTCAGGTGAGGGAGGGTTTCACCACTGTGTACCACAATCCCTCACCCAGCTAACGGAGAGCCCTGGTGATACCTCCCAGCCCATAAAACCATTGAGAAGATGCAAACAGGTCCTAATGCCATTAGGAGTAATTGCTGGCTGTCAAACTGAATCAGTGGGGTTGAGCTCCAGTGGCTCTGGCTGGATTAATTCCCTGTATTAATTCCCTGGGTCCACGGGTGTGGGGTTGTTGAAACCGGGCAAAAGTTCCTCAAAACCCAAGGTCTTCTGAGCCGTGGTCTCCCAGGGGCCCGGGGGtgtgccagggctctgggggggaCTCACCCACGGTGCAGATGGGGCGCCGGTAGGGCACGAACCCGAAGCTGTACTGGAAGATGCCTCGGGCGTGGaagaggggcagggagatgcCCATGACCCGCTGGAGCCGGTGCTGGATCCACCTCAGCCAGGAGCCCTTGGGGTTCCACACCTGGTCGAAGAGGTCGTTCTCCCCGAAGGAGAAGGCGGGCACCAGCGGGGTGCTGCGGGAGAGGAACCCGGGTTGGGGCTGTCAGGATCAGCCCAGCCCGCCCCAaacccagggaagtgatccttcccctgtgctCCGCGTTGGTGAGGgcacaccttgagtattgtgttcagctctgggcccctcagctcaggaaggatattgaggtgctggagcgggtccagagaagagcaacaaggctggggaagggactggagcataagtcctatggggagaggctgagggagctggggttgtttagcctggagaagaggaggctcagaggtgacctcatcaccgtctataactacctgaagggaagttctagccaggtgggggttggtctcttctctcaggcactcagcaataggacaagggggcacgggcttaagctgcgccaggggaaatttaagttggatatcaggagaaaattctttacagagagagtgatcaggcattggaatgggctgcccagagaggtggtggattcaccatccctggaggttttcaaacgcagattggacgtggcactgagtgccatgatctagtaaatggactggatttggaccaagggttggactcgatgatctcggaggtcttttccaacccaatcgattctatgattctatgattcccgTCCCACCCCCCCTCACCCCGCCCAGAGCCCCCCCGTGCCCTGCTCACCCGTGCTGGATGGCCAAGCGCACGAAGCCCTTCCTGTTCCTCAGCAGCAGCGTGCAGGACCCCGGCCGGGCATCCAGGGCCTCCTGAGCCCCCCCGACGATGATGGCCAGCAGGTTGCCCCCCCCCGGCCTCTGCAGCACGTGGGAGGCACTCTCCTTGTCAGAGGCCACGAGGcctgggggacacagaggggtGAATGATGAGATCTGTCAAACCCACCccactgctgtgccctgggtgtTTTCCCCCCCACCCTGTTATCCATCTCTGGAGGGGTGCCAGACTCTTCATTTCCGGAGTTTTCCTGCTCTTTGGCCCCCTGAAAGGTGCTGGGTTggtgcacagccctgctgggtgaACACACAATTATCCCTTTGCTGTCTGCCTCAGAAGGGAgtaatgaggggaaaaaaaatcaggaataaaATAGACTGAGAACTAACTGCGCTTAAGCCCCgggaaaaatctgttttggtttgttggcaAGTGAAACCATGTCCAATCCTGAACCGTTCTAAAGTCAGGGAAACATTTGCTTTGGGTCAAAACGTGAATTTCAGTGGATGCTGCTGATTTAAAGTGGAATGTAATGAGGGATTTGGTCCCTTGATGCTGTTTACTTGAAAAAGTTAGAAATCTTTAATTCAGAAATGACAAAGCGACATTGTCTTgattatctaaaaaaaaaataaaataaaatccttgtTTCAGGGGCTGAAATaatttgcaaattaaaaattcttcGTGAAATGGACTCAATGGACCTGAAAACGAGCTATGCACCAAACTCCTGCATTACAGGGATTAAACCTTCCCCTGCCTGGGTCACAGCTCTCTCCCATCTCAATGTTTTGATTCCTCACCATCcaggtaaatattttttcagcagcaggagccagagTTTCTGTGCCAAACAGGGTGCTGGATGCCCTGGGGTCCGTCAGGTGGAACTGGATGCCTCTGTTTAGTCTGTTGGATTCTGCCCACATTCAGCTGGAGAAGTGGCCGTGCCCAAGCCCACTGGTGAGAGATGGAGGCCATCCTGCCAGGCTCTAAACACCTCTCAAAatcccctttcccctctctccatTTCATTTTTACCTATTCCATTTCCTATTCCCTTTTGCTGCtactccttcctcccctgccccgTCACTCTGCAGCAGCACGAGCTGCCGTTTGCATCCTCTCACCCTGCAAGCAGCAGATACTCCTGCTCACAGtttgctctgccttttgctgtgGCACAGCACCTGGCTGGGATGCCCTGAGCTCAGAGACCATCTGTGAAGTGGAACTGCAGAGATAACAACTAGGAGGGCAActaggagggtttttttggggtgcCAGCTGCAGCGGCCGCGTCCACGCGCGGGGTCCAACCGGCCACAGATGGGGGAAAACAGCCACTTGGcttcttttcccctctgtctCCCACCCCCCAGCCGTGCTCCTCACCTCCACTCATCAGGTAGTCCCTGAGGAAGGGCACCCGGAACCACAGGGAGAGCATCATCAGGTGGGGGGTGATGCCCGGGAAGAGCGTGGAAAAGCCCGAGGCCTCCGTGCAGAAATTGAGGAAGGCTCCAGTCGCCAGGACCCCGTGGGGGTGGAAGCCCAGCAGGTAGTTCTGCCTGGGGTCCAGCTCCGTGGTCTTCACCAGCTGGACACGGGGATGAAGCCAAGAAGGGGCTGTGAGTGGGGGCTGTCACCTCTGGGGGGGAGTGTTTGCTCTGCAGAGCGGGTGAGGCGTTCCTGGAGGGGCTTCCTTAGCACCCACCACGCCTGCTGTTGGAAAGGGCCCACTGGCCCAACCCCATCCTTTTTCACCCAGCTGTGTTTCATTGCCAGCGTTTCCACCTCCCCCCACCCATGGGCCCAAGATGACTTTTCCAAAGTGCTGCCTTGGGCTGGTCCAGGTGCTGTTGGGAGCTGGCTTGGTGTAAAATGTCCTCCAACACAATTCCTAAtacgggggaaaaaaagctaaaaatccgtggaatcaccatccctgaaggtgttcaaaaaccatgtggatgtggcacttggggacgtggtcCAGTGGTGAccgtggcagtgctgggggaacggttggactccatggtctgagagggcttttccagcctaaacaatgctgtgattctgtgatcacagAGCCACCACGAACTTgcaggcagctccagggctCTTGTGCTCCAGCAGAACCAAACCCTGTGCCATTTTCGGGTGTCAGCCCTCCCAGAACCCCCGCCCCCCTCGGGGTGCAGCTGATGGTGTTTGtgccctgctggagcagccagagctgcaggttAATGGTGGGGCTgtatttcccttccttccctcatGGCTCATTTCCCCCCTGTCCCAAAGCTCTGTTGACTGTTCGCATGAGCCCACTCAGGCGCCTGCTCCTAATGAGGGGGTGGACAAACACGAGTccccccctgcccagcaggaaCAGGGCAGATGGCCCAGCCACTAAGTGCCCGGGGCCCCTGCCACCCTGTGCTCTTTTTTTGAGCAATCTCAGCTTCCATCAATGTTCCCTGCATTCGTCTTCAGCTCCCAAACAGCCCTTCATCTCCAGGTGATTTAcaagcagggagggaaggcgAAGGCTCTCGgtgtgttggaaactgcaacgtTTGTGGCTCTGTGTTGCCCTGGGGAAAGCAGGTCCCCGTTTGGTCACAGTGCCTGCTCACACCTGGGTGAGCTGGGCAGAGCTCCCAGAGAAACCAGGGAGCCTGGACAGGGCTGAGAAGGAAAtctgcagcagaggagagaCTCGGGCAAAGTCTCTCACACTGAGGTCAGGCCCCTGGACTCTcaccctcccttctccttctggAAATTCTTTAACACAGAAACTCCACCCTCCCTTCTGGATTGTTCCCACTGGCtattccctcctcccctctccacCTGCCAGAGGTCAATCTCCATTCCCAAACCGCCAGGGAAGTTAACCCCTgaccctgcacagccccaggtGCCTTACAGAGCTGGCTTGGGGTGCCAAGGGGTGGGACtgtcctccctcctgccttgcATGGGTTGTCATTCCCACACCCTCTGGAAAGCATTTGCTGCTCTGGGCTTTGTGGGTGAGTGGGACATTCCATAATTGTGCAAGGACTTCAGTGTCCAGCCAGGCCAGTGTCACACGTGTGAGCACCTCACTGAGCCAATGCCCGAGCCCAGGTCAGCCAGGAGCAGTTCCTCATCTCCCAGGTGCCAGGGGTGCCCAGTCCCTGTGTCTGGCATGTGTTCTgaaggcagggagctgcagcagctcggGGCTGTGCCCTCCAAACCTAACCATGGGGGTTTGACTTCCTCGAGCTGCCCCCTGGCACTGTCAGGGTGCTGCCTGGTGTCCTGGGTGCTGCCTGGTGTcctgcctgctgccagcagtgaTGATCCCTTCTCAGAGGTGCCATGAGGCCCTTTGCATCCCAGATGGGGGGTGATCTTGGCCTTCCTAACAAATCCTaatcatttaagttggaaagccctctaagatcattgagttcaaccgttcccccagccctgccaaggccaccactaatccttgtccccaagtgccacatccaaagAGCTGTTTAattcttccagggatggggactccacccctgccctggaaagcctgtgccagggctggacagccctttcagtgaagaacttGCTGAATTTAAATTTGGGTTTCGAAGGATGAGATCTATTTTGTGCTTCATCGTGGAAAAAATATCTTGATAGCTACAGTTTTTCAGGGCTTGCAGTGActgctctgaaacagaaaactcCCCTTATTCTCTCTGCTCAAATATGAGTCCAAGACATGGGTGAAACCCTTCCCCAGttcctccagctcctgagtGAGACCTGCTCCATGCCCTGCCAGCCAAGTCAGGGAGCTGCACATGCAAACTTCCAGGAGCCCCAAAAAGAGCCCATGTCCTGGTGAGGATCTCAAGCAAATTAATCCAAATCAATTTTAAACTGGATTAGTTAAATGGCATTAACATCCCAAGTAGATGCTCTTAGATGGAATTAAAGTGCCCCTCATttagtatttgttttctttgggttttaaTTCATTTTGGAGGGGAATTAAGCTAATTGGAGTTAGGGCTTCTGAGTGACTTTACCAGCCCAGGAGTTCAGCACTGCTTTACCCAGCCTGATTTAATTCACCCCTTGAGATGTGGCTGGGATTTTCTATGGACTGGACTGTCGTGCCCCAGGCCATGGGCAGGCAGAGAACAGGCAATTCCCTGTGTGAGGCCAGGCACTGATGCTTGAGGAGAGGGTggcgaggccctggcacaggttgcccagagaagctgtggctgcccctggatccctggaagtgtccaaggccaggttggacggggcttggagcagcctgggctagtgggaggtgtccctgcccacggcagggggtgaGATCCCTgaggatcccttccaacccaacccatcctgTGATTGTCTCACTCATCAGCCCACAGCAGGCATCACTGATTATCTGTTCAAACCTAGTCTGGCCCAAAGAGATTCATTTTAAACCCTTTGGTATATTTTACACGATATTATAGTGCAGCTGAGCTCAGCCAGGTactggaatcagagaatcacagaattattagGGTTGCAAAACCCTctgagaccatcgagtccaaccattcccccagcactgccaagcccaccaccaACCCAtggccccaagtgccacatccacacaagCTTTTAAACAACTCCAGGCCAATTACAGGCCTATCagttgtattaaaaaaaaaaaggactagaGCAGGGTTAATATGCAGGGAAATGAAGCagaagttgcccagagaagctgtggctgcccctggatccctggaagagtccaaggccaggttggacggggcttggagcaacctgggctggtggaaggtgtccctgcccatggcagggggttacAAACAGATGCTCTctaaggccccttccaacccaaaccattttatgattccatgattccacgaCTGAGAAAATGTTTTTGGGAAATACCGTTAAGTGGCTGCTTGGTTATAAAGCtctttttattacctttttgtcttgttttctgctgtCCCTTTGCGGAACCCCCTCTTGTTTTCTCCCAAACCAGAGGGGGAAAAGGCTCCACCGAGCCCCCCCCGGCGAACTGCAGCCAAACCCAGTCCCGCACTCCCTCTACTGGTCCTGCTGGTcctccagcccagggctgcGGCGTTCAGGAGAGGCTCTGCACGTCCTCACAAAGGGACGGGAGAGGGGCCACCGCCGGCCTCAGCCGGCAGCTAAATTTTAGCAGAGGGGTTGGTCCGGCGCTGCACAAGTGGTGCGTTATGGCCACAAATAATTCACGCAGTATGTATTGCGTGTGATCATTGGAGTCGTGTATCTCATGGAGTCACGGCGTGGTtcgggtgggaagggacctgggagAGCCCTTCTGCTGCACTGCTCGGGTTTGAGCCGACCTGTGGCGGCTCTGAGGCAGGACCGGGGGCTGCTCCCTGCATCCAGGGGGGTGCCAGATAAAGGGTCAGGGCAAAGGGCAGCCACGGGCTTGGGAGTAAGTCAGGCAACGTCACAGAAGTCCTCTCgaaagagcagcagctctgtgaggaTGCCCAGTGCACACCCAGCTCCCCCCACCCATCCCCTCCCTCGGCACCAGCACCTCTCGGATTTTGGTCAAAACTTGGCCCCGTGTCCACAGGGTGAGTGCTGAGCGACCCAAAGGGCAGGAGTGCTGAAATATAGACACGGAAATATTGAAATATAGACGtggaaatattgaaatataGACGtggaaatattgaaatataGACGtggaaatattgaaatataGACGTGGGAATATTGAAACATAGACATGGAAAACAGCTGGAAGGCAGCGAGGCCAAACTGGTGCGGAAGAGGCAGGTGGTTGAGGGATGGGGTTGTGAAAATGGTGCTCCACGGTTTTGTCTGGATCTTCCAGTGagctggccccagcccccaagGACAACGCTGCTCCCCGGAGGGCCCCTgggccgggcgggcggcacTTACCGAGATGGGGAAATAGTCCCTCATGTGCCTCCAGACGGCGCCGTTCCGCAGGAATTGGacgcgccgcccgccccggctGGGCTGGTCCCGGTCCAGCAGCCACCACACGGCGTAGAGGGCACTGAGCAGCCAGAAGCGGGTGAAGAGGAGGGCGATGAAGGCAGCGATGCAGCACGGGGCTGGAAGAGAAGCCAGCGGGGTCAGGGGGGCTTTGGCAGAGGGATGGTTCATTGGGAGAGGCTCTTCTGTCCTGGGATGGAGCCCGAGCCCCCCCTGGGCTTCCTGCTGAGTTATTTGATCAGAGTGAAGGCACCTCTGAGCCAGAGGTGGTTTCTTTTCTGCCTGCCCCAGGAATGTGAAGAGGAACCATGATAACTGCCTTGTTTTATCCCAAAACTCCTGTTAATGCCCCCTGCTGACACCTGACATTTTGCAATGGCAGCAAACAAGGCACTGTCTTCTGTCTGATTCCCCATTTTAATTGTGCCCTTGATTTAACCCCACATTTAAGATTTTAGTCTTTATCGAGTTTTTTCTTATTGATTTTGGACCCTTTCCCCCACTTCTCAGGTTCTCTCTCAGCTCTAATCTGGCCTCCAGAGGGTTTTCAGTGCTTTCAACTCGGTGCCATCACGAATTCTATAAGAATGCTCTATTTCATTCTC
Proteins encoded in this region:
- the MOGAT2 gene encoding 2-acylglycerol O-acyltransferase 2, coding for MKVEFAPRSVPLQRRLQTAAVAQWVFSFLGLAPCCIAAFIALLFTRFWLLSALYAVWWLLDRDQPSRGGRRVQFLRNGAVWRHMRDYFPISLVKTTELDPRQNYLLGFHPHGVLATGAFLNFCTEASGFSTLFPGITPHLMMLSLWFRVPFLRDYLMSGGLVASDKESASHVLQRPGGGNLLAIIVGGAQEALDARPGSCTLLLRNRKGFVRLAIQHGTPLVPAFSFGENDLFDQVWNPKGSWLRWIQHRLQRVMGISLPLFHARGIFQYSFGFVPYRRPICTVVGKPIPVQKKQKPSEEEVDRVHEKYLNELSKLFEEHKAQYNVPADSHLEFI